A stretch of Peteryoungia algae DNA encodes these proteins:
- the trhO gene encoding oxygen-dependent tRNA uridine(34) hydroxylase TrhO: MTEHIAAPRHEEGGAFCVAALYHFARFSRFESFQEPLETLCKSHGVKGTLLIAHEGINGTIAGTDSAIATVLAFIRSQPEFSNLEHKESRASRMPFLRMKVRLKKEIVTMGVEDIDPNEIVGTYVDPKDWNELISDPETIVIDTRNDYETAIGLFRGAVDPNTKTFREFPDWVKNNPGLHNKPKIAMYCTGGIRCEKATAFMKQQGFEDVYHLKGGILKYLEQVPEEESLWDGACFVFDERVSVTHGLKEGNHKLCHACRNPITAEEVTHPHYEEGVSCSHCYESRTEADRDRYRQRQLQIALAKKRGDKHIGG; this comes from the coding sequence ATGACCGAACACATTGCAGCACCCCGTCACGAAGAAGGCGGCGCTTTTTGCGTCGCCGCGCTCTACCATTTCGCAAGGTTTTCGCGGTTTGAGAGCTTCCAGGAGCCGTTGGAAACGCTGTGCAAGTCGCATGGCGTCAAGGGGACGTTGCTCATTGCCCATGAGGGCATCAACGGCACGATCGCCGGCACCGATTCCGCGATAGCAACCGTGCTTGCCTTCATCCGCAGCCAGCCGGAATTTTCCAACCTCGAGCACAAGGAAAGCCGGGCCTCCAGGATGCCTTTCCTGCGCATGAAGGTGCGGCTGAAGAAGGAAATCGTGACGATGGGCGTCGAGGACATCGACCCCAACGAGATCGTCGGCACCTATGTCGACCCCAAGGACTGGAACGAGCTGATCTCTGATCCCGAGACCATCGTCATCGACACCCGCAACGATTACGAGACCGCGATCGGGCTCTTCCGCGGCGCGGTCGATCCGAACACCAAGACCTTCCGCGAATTTCCGGACTGGGTGAAGAACAATCCCGGCCTGCACAACAAGCCGAAGATCGCCATGTATTGCACCGGCGGCATTCGCTGCGAAAAGGCGACCGCCTTCATGAAGCAGCAGGGCTTTGAGGACGTCTACCACCTGAAGGGCGGCATCCTGAAATATCTGGAACAGGTTCCCGAAGAGGAGAGCCTCTGGGACGGCGCCTGCTTTGTCTTCGACGAACGCGTCTCGGTGACTCACGGCCTGAAAGAGGGCAACCACAAGCTTTGCCACGCCTGCCGTAATCCGATTACGGCCGAGGAAGTGACGCACCCTCACTACGAGGAAGGCGTCTCCTGCAGCCATTGTTATGAAAGCCGCACCGAAGCAGACCGCGACCGGTATCGTCAGCGCCAGCTTCAGATCGCGCTGGCAAAGAAGCGCGGCGACAAGCACATCGGCGGCTAG